The genomic region TTAAGCAAAGCTTTGAAATTCGCTCAAACACTTGGTGCGAATCTTCACCTGTTATTTATTAATACCCCTAATGATTTTGTAACCAGCAAGGAGGCTCACAATAGGATAAAGGAATTTGTTGGTGATCTTGAACCTAAGGTACACCAGATTCATATATTTAATGATATAAGTGTTGAACAGGGAATACTAAACTTTGCCAATAAGTTCAATGCCGGGCTAATTGGTATAGCTACCCATGGCAGGAAGGGTATTGCGCATTTTTTCAATGGCAGCATAAGCGAGGATCTGGTAAACCATTCTACCAGACCAGTAGTTACCTTTAAGATCTAAAGAAAAGACTTTAAAGCACCATTCTTTAACAGGTTCCAAAGATAATTCCAGAAAGATTTAGTGGTATCCCTTTGATAACTGATCTCTTTATAATTTGCTTTATTATTCAATGCTTTATTTCGAACTATCAGGTTAGCCAGACCAGATATTATTTTATTCTTCCTTTTACCGTCCTTGCGTAAAACTTCAACTTTAAAATCCTTATACTCCAATCGCATCTCTCCCTGGGCCTGATTTTCATTTCCGTAGAAATTGAAATACATATTAAGGATCTCTCCACTAGCTTCAATATTCATCCCAGCTTTAAAGAACTCATTCATCTGCGCTGCGGAAAGTCTTCCCATATCTCCAGAAATCTGGAACTGGTCTGAGCGACTACTTACATCGAATTGCCATTCTATGTGTAATGGCGCACCCTTCATAAAACTAGCATTGGAAATTACCTGAATTTTAGGAAAATCTTCCCGCCTTATACCAATATTGGTAAAGTTCGAAATACTCATATTAAGATCTGAAAATTCCACCATCCCAGCCTCCCGGTCATCACGAATATTTTCCTCGTACTTTAAGTAACTATCCGCAATTTGGATAGAATCAAACTGTATTAGAATTGGCATTTTCCTGATCATCTCGCTATACATGGGTTTGAAGCTATTATCGTCAGGTAGTGTTTTATCACGGTATATTTTGAAATTTGCGCTCTTTAATTCAGTGTAAGGATTCTGGAATTTAAGTGAATCATTCTGCATGGTCCAGTTCAAATCCGCCAGTAAAATTGTATCTATTGAAAGCTGATATCTGTCCTTTTCTTTATTTATGGTTTTTTGAAAAGCTTCTTTAGAAAATTTTGGATTGATGCTAAGATCTGCTATAGTCACTCTATTATTGTCAATTTCGAGATCACCTATAGCCAGTTCGTGCTGTTTATCCATATCATAGAACAGGCTATCGGCATTCAACAGAATAAGTTCATAATTAAACGGAATGGTTTCCTTGAGGGTTTGTGCATTGACCCGCACCTGCTCCATCGTTATAGCTTTCAAATTCGCGAAGAGGCGGTGACTAGTGCTATCTTCTTCAAAGATCTCAAAGCTCCCGTCCCTAATATTCACATTTTTGATGAGGATCTTATTTTTGAATTTAGAAGATCCTTTCGCTTTATCAGAATTAGTTGAATCTTCGGACTTCTTTTGAAAATTGTAGAATTTAACCACTGGTTTTGAGATCTGAAGATTTCCAACCACAATATCCTTTTTAGTTATGTAATTCCAAATGTGAATATCATTCAGTTTGATCGTATCCACCTTTAAGGTCTTATTTTCCAATTTTGCAAAAGGATTGATAACCTCAGCCTTACGGTCAAGCAATTTTACATCGACCTTATCAAAGGTCACTTTTGCTTTTTTAAGGTTATCTTCTATGCCCGTCTTTATTCTCTTCTCCAGATAATTATTTAAAAAGAGAAGACCTATCGCCAGAAGACCAATTCCAATAAGAATTCCAACGGCGAGTTTAGTATTTTTCATCAAGTGAATAGCTTTTTGTGAAAACCAATTTACAATTCCGAAGTCTACCTGCGCCCCGTTTAAGAATTTTTAACTTAAAAGTTTGTGAGCCAGATGTTGCCAAAGTTAAATTTCTGTCAAACTTAATTTTTTACTTTCCTGGTCCGGTATTTGGGTGTTATATTTGACCAGATTCAAAAAGAAAAAATGTTTTTAAAAGTAGGTATAAAGATTTTGTTTTTAATAACCGAGATTTTCCTTGGTTTTTACAGCTTGGTGGTTAGCGAAAGCTTGCTGATAAAGTTTATCTTTTTTGCCGTTACCGCAGCAATTATTGCTTTTGGTATGTTAAAAACTATCAATAAAATATTACCCGCAGATAAGAGCCTGGTAGATATTCAGGCAGAAGAGAAAGAAAAATAGATTTAAAAGACCATTGATGAAAATCCGTTGATAACCTCAACGGATTTTTTTATTTAAATTACCCATCATCTAAACTGAAAATATGAGGCTTATATGTTTGGCCGACACTCATAACAGACACAATGAAATTCCTATTCCAAAAGGGGACATACTTATCCATGCGGGAGATTGCACAGACGGTGGAACCAGAAACGAAAGCGAGAGTTTTCTAAAATGGTTCTCTTCCCAGCCCCATAAATACAAAATTTTAGTGCCAGGTAACCATGACTTTTATTTTGAAAAGCCTGAAAATCTTAAAAATATACCTGAAAATATAGAATTACTTCTGGATAGAGGAATTGAAATAGAAGGAATAAAATTCTGGGGCTCTCCGGTTACACCAGGTTTGGATAACTGGGCTTTTAACAGGGAAAGGGGAAAAGCAATTAAAAAACATTGGGATCTCATCCCTGATGGCACTAAAATTTTAATTACTCATACTCCTCCCTTCGGAATTCTGGATGAAATTGGAAGTGGAATTCACTTAGGCTGTGAAGAATTAACAAAAGCCTTACGAGTTGTTGAACCAACCTACCATTTGTTTGGACACATTCATCACGCATCCGGGTCGACCAGCAGGTCCGATATTAAATATTTTAACTTATCAATAATGGACGAACGCTTGAGAATCATGCATTCTCCAATTATTATAGATCTTTAATCCCAATGTCTTCTTAAGGATTATCAGCTCAAGTTAAAAATTTATTAATCAGGTATTAATTAGATTTTTCTTAACAGCATTTATGCTGTCTATTAGTAATTTAGCCTCGTCGATAATGATGAAAAAGAAGTTAAATGAATACAATTACTACCCCCGAGATAATTGACCAGGTTAAGGATCTCATTTCTTACAGCATAATAAATAAGAACGTTGAAAAGTCAAATTTTCAAACGATGCACCGGGCTTTGGTGAAAAAATATTTTGATGCCAAGCATGTAAATATCGATTATCAGGAACAAACTATAGATTTGAAACTTCCGGTAGGTCAGAATAAATACACGCAGATTACTTTTGAATGTCAGAATATCGAACGATTCTTAAAATCGTGTTTGAAAAAAGATGATAAGAGTATTTTCTTTTACCAGAGCTTGCTGAATCATTACAATATTATATCTGCAGCTTAAAAAATTCAATATCCTATACTAACCCAATCTAAACCTGTTCCCTACACGGGTTTTTTTTATGCCTAATTTTCTTTTACTGATTCATTATTAATAATTCTTCATTGTTGTATCTTTTCGAAAGAGTGCAGCGACCGAGAAATCTCTTTCG from Gramella sp. MT6 harbors:
- a CDS encoding metallophosphatase domain-containing protein, with translation MRLICLADTHNRHNEIPIPKGDILIHAGDCTDGGTRNESESFLKWFSSQPHKYKILVPGNHDFYFEKPENLKNIPENIELLLDRGIEIEGIKFWGSPVTPGLDNWAFNRERGKAIKKHWDLIPDGTKILITHTPPFGILDEIGSGIHLGCEELTKALRVVEPTYHLFGHIHHASGSTSRSDIKYFNLSIMDERLRIMHSPIIIDL